In the genome of Arachis stenosperma cultivar V10309 chromosome 2, arast.V10309.gnm1.PFL2, whole genome shotgun sequence, the window ATGGAAAACGCACCTTGTATCTTGTTGTCACAGTTGAAGTACCTGAGAGCTTTGTCGTTCAAATGGTTTCCTCTTGAGTCACTATCCGATTCAATAGGTGAGTTGATTCATTTGCGTTACTTGGATCTCTCTTACACCGACATTGTGACATTGCCAGAGTCATTGGGTAACCTGTACAACTTGCAGACCCTGAAGTTGTATTCCTGTAGTAATCTGAAAATGCTACCTGTTGGCATGAAAGACCTTGTAAATTTGCGGCATCTTGATATTAGAGAAACTGGTTTGCATGAGATGCCGAAAGGCATGAGCAAGTTGAAAAATTTGCAGTTTTTAAGCGACTATGTTGTTGGGAAGCGAGAAGAGAACAAGATCACAGAATTGGGAGCACTTGCAAATCTACACCAATCAATTTCCATTGACAAATTGGAGAATGTGGTGAACAGCAGTGAAGCTTTGGAGGCAAGAATGTCAGATAAGGATGGCATTGATTCTATAACATTAACTTGGTCGTCGAATGAAGAGGAGAATACAGTTGATTCCCAAATGGAAAGAGATATACTTGACAAGTTACGACCTCACACTAATTTGAAAGAGCTACAGATAAAGGGTTACAGGGGTACAAGATTTCCAGATTGGGTGGGACATTCTTCCTACCACAATATCACCACAATAACACTGGATGGTTGCAGGAGTTGCTGTATGCTTCCTTCACTTGGACAGTTGCCCTCTTTGAAGCACCTATCAATTTCAGATTTTGCAAGTCTGGAAAGTGTGGGTGCTGAGTTTTACTTTCACCAGAACAATGAATCTTGTTTGGAGACTTCATTTGCAAAGCTTGAAACTCTTTCGTTTAAGTCAATGTGGTGCTGGAAGGAGTGGCGTTCACTGGAGTTGAATGCATTTCCTCGACTTAGGGAGCTTACCATATTTGACTGTCTCATGTTGAGAGGAGATTTGCCAAATCAACTTCCATCTTTGCAATCACTTCAGATTCTGAATTGCGTTGAGCTGAGTTGTTGTCTTCCAAGGGCTCCTGCCATTACCACTCTTTCAATTGCAGGAAAGCATCTAGTGGAGTCGGTGGTAGAGGCCATAACGCACAAGCAACTGACTTGCCTGACGTCTTTGTGCATGTCAGGTTGTTCCTCCCACATATGGTTTCCTGTGAGTCGTATTCCCACATCTTTACAGAAGTTGAGGATCGCGGGTTGCAGAGAATTAGAATTCCAAATGGATGGGCAACATCACTCGCTGCAGGAACTATCAATACAGAACAGCTGTAATTCACTTACATCCTTCTCGTTGTTGGATGCCTTTCCGAATCTCAACGATGTTGCTATCATAGACTGTGAAAAGATGGAGTCTATTGTGGTGTCACTCTCTCTTTCATCTCTCAGTTATTTGTGGATCGAGCATTGTGGGATTTTGAAGTCCATGTCGACACTATGGATGGCAGCACCTCAGCTAGAGGATCTCACAATACTGGAATGCCCAGAGATTGAATTGTCTCCTACAGGGGATGGGGATCCACATTGTAGCCTGAAAGCTCTTAACATCAGCTACAGTGAGAAACTAGTGAGCAGTGCAGCATTCATGAATTCCCAATTTCACGGGCTTACTCGTCTTTGTATTTGGGGTGAATGTGAGAGTGTGAAGTGCATCCCAAAGGAAGGTTGGTTGCCTGCCTCCCTTGAGTCTCTGGAACTGAGAAGCATTCAAAGTGTGGAGACGTTGGAATGCAAGGGACTTGCCCACCTCACCTCCCTCCAACATTTAGACATTTCTAAATGTCCCAAGTTGGAGAACATTGACGGAGAAAACCTGCCTGCCTCTCTAATACAACTCATCATACGTGAAAGTCCTTTGTTGGGTAAAAGGTGTGAGATGAAGGACCCACAGGTTTGGGATAAAGTTTCCCACATCCCTGGCATTCAAGTTGATTACAGATGGATTTGGTAATCCAACAACTTCAACTGGTAACTGTTTATCTCTCTCACCACGTTGTTCTCTATTGCCCAAATACATTTGTTTTTTGCACTAAGATTTATACGCTGCATATAAAGTGACTTactagttttcattcttcttctgtGTTACAATATTCTTACTCTTCATTCTTATTAATGTCTTGTATCATTCCTCACCAACACAGGTAACGTTTTATGCATTCTCATACAGCGTATCCATGGACCCAACAAGATAAAAGTTTTGCTTTTGATGCATCAAAAGTATTCAATCATTGCATGGAGTTGGGAGATGATGAAATTGGGTGCTTCTTCCATGCTTGATTCGGAAATTCCTTTTGAATATTCAGCTACAATGCTGTTCAGAGGTATCTTCCTTTTGAATATGCATGCCATGAACTATGCAGCAAAATATCATATATTATTtcaatttaatattttgttctcttttcttttgttttattgttgACGGATTCCTCGAAAAGAAAATGACACTAGTAGTAATTGCAAAGACTTTAAATCTTTTATATTGGTTGAAGTATGCTATTTCTTTCAGCCTCAAATGATGATTTTCCACCCAAGGAAAGTTCATGCAAGATCATTGATTTATCTAAAACAAATTTTACATAAATTTACACTTAAGCTCATCCAGTCTCCACAAAAATAACTTTCTTACTGGATCAAAGATTCAGAGTAAAGGTATATTCTAACTCATCACTGCTGTTATTGCTCTTACTGTGTCATTCCATTCCTTACATGCATGGTTTACATTCTCATATAGCTTTCCTGTGGAGCCAAATGGAAACTCTCCTGGAGAATAGGAGTCTCGTCGTGGCTCCTTCCAAAGAAGTGGTTAGCATGCCATTAAGAAACCTGATATTATGGTCACTGAGATCTACATTTGATCCGAGTTTGAATTACAAATGTTCTTCACTCACTGATTGTGGTGTATAATTTGTGCTCTATCCTTTCGTTTGAGTACTTCATATGTCAGTAAGTAATGTGTGATTAAGTGTAAGATGGAAAGGGCTAACTTAGTTATATTGGACATAGTATTCAGATTTCAATAATAGATGTTTTAGGCCCCAGTCTTATTCCTTGATGGCAATGCTGAAGAGGGATAGAGGCTGGTCCTTGACCAAGGCCTTGATGGCTATGCGGGAGAGGCCTTGGTTGAGGGGCTACTTTGCGGGGGAAAAAATGTAAAAGATGGAAAGATGTATATTTTCAACTTAAGTTGTTATTGTAACACAGCATGAGTAAACTCTATTTATTGTGTATTTCTATCAAAATGaagcaagtaatgtaaatggTTAACAAGAATGAACAATCACTTCTTATGGTGGTTTAATTGCAGCATATTTGGCCATGTTCTCTGTTCTCTTTTATGCACTGGAACACTAGTAGGAAATAAGTATGTCATAGTTTGGTCCACAAGGCACCACCATGAGGCTTAATTGTACATATAAGTAAATATGATGAGGCCTGATTATATAATCAAAGTCAACAAACTTAACATTTGATGCATTATTGTATTGACAACCTAATACTATATACTATATATTGTAAATCTATTATCTCACCAAATGCTTGCTTTTGCAAGGTATAACTGAAAAAAAGTGATACtattctttattaaaaaaaatcagtcAATTAAACATCAGAGAGATAATAGCAATGAGTTTTATATAATtagtttcttctttttatccatCAATGTAAAAGGAAccaagaaagaaagagaaaagaatcAATTAGTAAACCTTCCAAGTTAAATTCTACAAAAATCATCCATGTACATAAATTTTATCCAAACTAGAATGGCTCGCGATGCGCAGACAGTAAATTAATGATAGtatgtaataaatattaaaaatggtTATGTTTtgtagaattaaattaaatatatgtaaattaaagttaaattttaaagatgttttgtttaaaataatttgtaataCATTAGATGTTGGAGTTATACAAAGTAACATTTTTATTTGGTGGTTTAATTTTTGCATTTATTTTGGTTGATGGACTTAGTCTTCTTATGTAGCGGTCGTCCTCCTTATTTTTTATTGCTTATTGTTAGAAttgttgcttttttttctttctatcgTAGATTCTTGTGAAAACATGTTCTTTATGAATTGTTGAGttgtatgtattttttattgtgttatttgttCCATCTTTGTATTTATGTTCTTCTTGCGAAGATGTGTCTTAAATTTGTATAGTTTTCTTTCTCCTTAATCTCTTGATGTGCATGCAATTTTTCAAGACATCTAcaataaaaagaacaaaaatgtgtagaatttttttttgaataagttatttttaataagaataattgaAATAGTATAAAGTGAAATTAcctgttaatatttttttttgaccCACTCTGTCAGACAATGTCTCAAGTGATGCAAATTCAAAATAGTGTTGGAAAATGTTcaaaattgaatctttaatttctttcacAACAGTTGTGAGTAAAAAGTTTGCTTTATTGTACCTTTAATTGGTCTATACAAATCATTTGTatcttctatttttaaattttttatagtatagACTCTTCCTTCTTATAACAAATGTTTGAACTTGCTCATCATATTTCTCTTCACAATTACAAGAAGAGATGTTCACTGCTGTGTTAGTAAATCATAGTTAATAATCAGttaaaaagtataattttaaccatattaaaatacaattatatataaagtattataaaataatataaaaagtataaaaagcaaaaataattaaagtatttttcgtaaattcaatttaaaaatataataaatatatttgttttgTACCTTTTCATCTAATATAATCATTTTTAAACAAAGAGATTTTTCTTCATTTGTGGGTGTTAATATTTTTCATAGACGAACCACGCGAACTTTAATAAACTAATTGTCCGTGTGTTTGGTGATATTGTCCAAAAAATGATGCTTTATTGAGTAagtttgagatgttgtgtagtGCGAAAATAAATTTCTTGTGCTAAAGTTGATGTTATTTGAAAAAATAGTAATAAGAGCCTTATATAAGTAGTTCAAATAGTATggaatttgaatatttgtaacgtaaaatttattatgattaatatattattatgacatttgatgtttattatatttaatgagttatttatagaaattaataaattaattattggggttataaatttattgtattgtttataatggtaaaatataataaaatagggATATAGATTCATGTAGGTTACAAATTTGGTTAGATACTTTTACAAATTTGCATATATTTCTATTACttgtatttttttgtatattttattttttacagatttaaaaataatagttgattTAGTAAAAATTGAGTGAttgattctaaaattttgcCAAATAAATAATATTGATGACATGgcattagtaaaaaaaaaagatgtcttaaaaataatgtgaataaacttattcatttacttttatatattaagaatatatTATTTCTGATTTAtgtacttattttattttatatactaaaaaattatgtataatATAGTAAATGAATTACAAATTAGCCATGCACTTTAATTTATCTAACAGAAAAGACATATATCTTGACCTGTACAGCAAACAAGTGAAAATTTGCCACACATTTTATATATTAAGTGAATACTAAttcactttaaaaaaaaatacagaattttttaaaaaataatattctattaatatcacttttttttcgcagaatattaatatatatcatttttttttggttaaataGATCGAacaattcttaattttttaggCATTATAACATCGGAAACTTATACATACTACACACTCACATGCAACATTTTAAGAGTTTACACtcaggctaattttttttttatattgattaaatatatgtgtaatatattgttattagaaaattaagtatttttttatatggtGTTTTATTCAAATCGGACAGTCcgatttattttataaaaaaataaattacaaatcgAAGGGTCTGatttgtttgaaaaaaaaaaaattccaaatcGAAGGATtcgatttatattttttattttgttatttgttaaaataaaaatcagacGGTTCGattttaacattaaaatttttttattctcgaaatcacaaatcggaccgtccgatttgtgattatttatttaaaaaacaaaacaataCAGATAAATCTGTGCCTCCTATTTGTGTCATCCAATAACCAAATAAAACATCTCTCTTCACACCATATTATTATACATGTTTCTCTCTCCCATACGAAAAATCAAAAGCGTTATATCCACTACTTAGCTTAAGATTCCAAAATTTATTACTAAGCTAAAGCCTCTGCAGCATATatataatctttttattttgttagatATATattaccctttttttttttaacaaataatatatatcacattttttttgtcaaatgaATTGTCAATCCTACACAATATAAATTCATCCACACTATACTCATACACACAATATTTAAGAATTTCATCCACCACTTAGTCTAACCAAGTGACACAGATGCACTTGTTGCAAAGCATACATGATGATGACCACCTTGAATAcatatcactttttttttttccctgaACCAGGCATATATATCACCTTCAATGCTGTGTTTTTACGGGAATAGCTTGAAGAGATTGGGCTTTATGCAAGGTAAGCCCAAAATTTTCAGACATATCTAGGTCCTTTGCCTTTTGCCCATTAACTAACTTCCAATCATAGCCATGAACAAGAGTGCCCAACACTATGTAGTATAGTCCCATAGTCCCATAGGACAGATTCTTCTTCCGGCCccaaaagtaattaactcaaagTCAATCTTACTCTCCAAGAATATTTCAAGCATAAACTCATTAGGGTTTTGTCCAAATTTGAATCTCTCCCCATAGCCCATACATTAATCCAAACCACTTGTGCATTTTTAGGCACATTGAAGCCACATAGTTCAACATCCTCTTGTGACTTGTGGGGCACTAGTAATGAGATTGGCGTATGAAATCGAAAAGTTTCCTTCACCACAGCTCCTAGGAAAGGAAGATTTGATATATGTGATTCTTCAATTTGTGGTTCATCCTTGCCAAGGTCAAGTTCAAGCTCTTCTTTCAGTTGCAATTTTTCTAGGTTGCATAGTAATTTTGCCATTTACCATTCTATGGTAACTGAAGTTGTGTCTAAGCCAGCCACAAAGAGATCCTAACACAATCAATTTGTAAAATACAATGATATATCAAAACTACTaacaaattgaaaaaaaatgttttgAATACCTAAAAAAATTGCATGGTAAAAAGACTATAAAAGAGTGAATTTTTTCATAGATGAACTCTATTTTATGCATAATTTTTATACACCAAATTTTCGTGGGTCAAATGGGATATAAATTTGTAAATGAGTTTATGTGTATcatgttaaatttaattatctacTTGTTTAGAATTTTGAAATAAAACAAGAGTGAGGGTGAATGTTATTGCCTTCCAAAGAAAATAAGAATTgcaatattttttgaaaattaacttgctattaaagttaaaaaaaaataaaacactctaaatcttaaatcataaatattaaatctaaaattttaaattctaaattttaaatcctGAATCTAAACAAttgatttaaaatataataaatagataactaagatttatttaattaacaaaaaaataacactttttaattacttaataaagAGAGTTTAAGGAGAAATCCAACcctttttgcaatttttttggGTTGCGTGGTAATTCTGCAATTGACCATTCTATAGTAACTGATGTTGTGTCTAATCCAGGCACAAAGAGATCCTAAGACAATAAATTTTTACTTCTTAATTCTATGCCAAATACTTTGTTTTCCatgaatttagttaattttGGTGGCTCGAAGTCTCAGAATTCAAGGAAATAATTAGTGTATTGCTGAAGAAGCTGCAAAGCCGCCTAATGTTGTGGATTTCTTTCCAAGTTTGAGGATATTTGATCCACAAGGTGCACGTGCTAGAATGACCAAACATTTTAGGAAGATGATGAATACATTTGATGGTATTGTTGAAGAAAGATTGCGAATTAATACCGTAAA includes:
- the LOC130960433 gene encoding putative disease resistance RPP13-like protein 1, translating into MAAALGGAVLSSTFSVIFNRMSSPEVANWIKGKKLTQKLLERLKTNLYAVQAFLIDAEQKQIKERAVKDWLDSLKDAMYVADDLLDEVFTKAATKKHPGTIFSLYLNLQDRKIANRMEEIIERIESIVKQKDTLGLREIPKENMSWRITTSLVERSSIYGREKDKEAIVKLLLDDDDTSDGEISVLPIVGMGGIGKTTLAQLIYNDDKVKENFDFRGWVCVSEEFDVIKVTKTIIEAITSGPCNLKDLNLLQHELKERLSRRKFFVVLDDAWNEDYEDWNRLLKPFQNGVKGSKILITTRSKKVASVVQTLLPHELSLLSDEDCWLVLSKHARLSTDSIENPNLKKVGKDIVKKCDGLPLAAQALGGLLRGNSDAEYWNHILKSKVWKFSNDKIKVVPALRISYYYLPSCLKECFVYCSLYPKDYEFDKDELILLWMGENFLQPVGKNTLEELGDEYFNELVARSFLLPHSIEKNKFGMHDLMHDLAMMFAGEFYFRAEELQNAVEADIKTRHLSHNAKGNYPISKLLGVCDRVKHTRTFLEINLQSWIPFNMENAPCILLSQLKYLRALSFKWFPLESLSDSIGELIHLRYLDLSYTDIVTLPESLGNLYNLQTLKLYSCSNLKMLPVGMKDLVNLRHLDIRETGLHEMPKGMSKLKNLQFLSDYVVGKREENKITELGALANLHQSISIDKLENVVNSSEALEARMSDKDGIDSITLTWSSNEEENTVDSQMERDILDKLRPHTNLKELQIKGYRGTRFPDWVGHSSYHNITTITLDGCRSCCMLPSLGQLPSLKHLSISDFASLESVGAEFYFHQNNESCLETSFAKLETLSFKSMWCWKEWRSLELNAFPRLRELTIFDCLMLRGDLPNQLPSLQSLQILNCVELSCCLPRAPAITTLSIAGKHLVESVVEAITHKQLTCLTSLCMSGCSSHIWFPVSRIPTSLQKLRIAGCRELEFQMDGQHHSLQELSIQNSCNSLTSFSLLDAFPNLNDVAIIDCEKMESIVVSLSLSSLSYLWIEHCGILKSMSTLWMAAPQLEDLTILECPEIELSPTGDGDPHCSLKALNISYSEKLVSSAAFMNSQFHGLTRLCIWGECESVKCIPKEGWLPASLESLELRSIQSVETLECKGLAHLTSLQHLDISKCPKLENIDGENLPASLIQLIIRESPLLGKRCEMKDPQVWDKVSHIPGIQVDYRWIW